In one window of Maribacter sp. BPC-D8 DNA:
- a CDS encoding S9 family peptidase: MRKTHLFALILLSFTAITWAQEKQIEVAEIYQGAFRTEGMDALRSMKNGTQYTVLNSNRFSQITTVDKYDYKTLEKVGTVVSSADLADIPSFSSYDFSSDEKKILLSTEVEPIFRHSTLGIFYVYDIATKKVVKVSADKIQEPLLSPNGSQVAYVKNNNIYIFNLGSGETKQITADGVTNKIINGVTDWVYEEEFAFVRAFEWNTDGSKIAFLRFDETNVPEFSMDVYGTGLYQQPHVFKYPKAGENNSIVTLHLLDVASGSISAVNTNNAYYIPRIKWMNHKDMLSVQTLNRHQDHLTMYTVNAKKGDVSVLLEEKDDAYVEITDNLTFLEDDSFIWTSEKDGYNHIYLYGEDGSLMNQITKGDWEVTKYYGYDQNEDKIYYQSTENGSINRGVYNISSGGDDKKGLAVTKGTNNASFSADFTYFINTFSSAEMPQVYTLHQAINGKKVKDIKDNSQLLKRLEGYAVSPKEFSTISINGNDLNMYMIKPKDFDPSKKYPLFMYQYSGPGSQNVSNSWMGANDYWHQMLVAEGYIVACVDGRGTGFKGRDFKKVTQKELGKYEVEDQIAAAKKLSELPYIDEERTGIWGWSYGGFMSTNCILKGNDTFEMAIAVAPVTSWAFYDTIYTERYMQTPQENPSGYDDNSPFNYPQMLEGDYLLIHGTGDDNVHVQNSMRMIEALIQADKQFDWGIYPDKNHGIYGGNTRIHLFNKMTNFIKEKL, encoded by the coding sequence ATGCGAAAAACACACTTATTTGCGTTGATTTTACTTTCGTTCACCGCAATTACTTGGGCACAGGAAAAACAGATTGAAGTTGCTGAAATATATCAAGGCGCTTTTAGAACAGAAGGGATGGATGCCCTTAGGTCTATGAAGAATGGCACCCAGTATACGGTTCTTAATTCGAATAGGTTCAGCCAGATTACTACGGTTGATAAATACGATTACAAAACATTAGAAAAAGTAGGTACAGTAGTTTCTTCTGCAGATTTAGCAGATATTCCTTCATTTTCATCTTATGACTTCAGTTCAGATGAAAAAAAGATTTTATTATCTACAGAAGTAGAGCCTATTTTTAGACACTCTACATTAGGTATTTTTTATGTGTACGATATAGCTACAAAAAAGGTAGTGAAGGTAAGTGCTGACAAAATACAAGAACCATTATTATCTCCGAATGGTAGTCAGGTTGCCTATGTAAAGAATAATAATATCTACATTTTTAATTTGGGTTCGGGTGAAACCAAGCAGATTACTGCTGACGGAGTAACAAATAAGATTATCAATGGTGTTACCGATTGGGTATATGAAGAGGAGTTTGCATTCGTTCGTGCTTTCGAATGGAATACCGATGGTTCTAAAATAGCTTTTTTACGTTTTGATGAAACAAATGTTCCAGAGTTTTCTATGGATGTTTATGGAACAGGACTATATCAACAACCCCATGTATTTAAATATCCAAAAGCAGGCGAGAACAATTCTATAGTTACGTTGCATCTTTTAGATGTTGCAAGTGGATCGATTTCTGCAGTAAATACCAATAATGCATATTACATTCCGCGTATTAAATGGATGAACCATAAAGATATGTTGAGTGTTCAAACCTTGAACAGACATCAAGATCATTTAACCATGTATACGGTAAATGCAAAAAAAGGAGATGTATCGGTTTTATTGGAGGAGAAAGATGATGCGTATGTTGAAATCACCGACAACCTAACATTTTTAGAAGACGATAGCTTTATCTGGACAAGCGAAAAAGATGGCTATAACCATATTTACCTTTATGGAGAAGATGGTAGTTTAATGAACCAGATTACAAAAGGCGATTGGGAAGTAACCAAATACTACGGTTACGACCAAAACGAAGATAAAATTTACTATCAATCAACTGAAAATGGTTCTATAAACCGTGGCGTTTATAATATTAGCAGCGGTGGTGATGATAAAAAAGGTTTAGCAGTAACTAAAGGAACGAACAACGCATCTTTTAGTGCAGATTTTACATATTTCATCAATACATTCTCAAGTGCAGAAATGCCTCAGGTATATACCTTACATCAAGCCATTAATGGTAAGAAGGTAAAAGATATAAAAGACAATAGTCAATTATTGAAGAGGTTAGAAGGTTATGCTGTGAGTCCGAAAGAGTTCTCTACAATTTCTATTAATGGTAATGATCTTAATATGTACATGATCAAGCCAAAAGATTTTGATCCTTCAAAAAAGTATCCTTTATTCATGTATCAATATAGTGGTCCTGGTTCGCAAAATGTGAGCAATAGTTGGATGGGTGCTAATGATTACTGGCACCAAATGTTAGTAGCTGAAGGGTATATTGTAGCTTGTGTAGATGGTCGTGGAACCGGATTTAAAGGAAGGGATTTCAAAAAAGTTACTCAAAAAGAATTAGGAAAATACGAGGTAGAAGACCAAATTGCTGCAGCCAAAAAATTAAGTGAGTTGCCGTATATAGATGAAGAAAGAACCGGTATATGGGGTTGGAGCTATGGTGGCTTTATGTCAACCAATTGTATTTTAAAAGGAAATGATACTTTTGAAATGGCAATTGCTGTTGCGCCGGTTACATCATGGGCTTTTTACGACACCATTTATACGGAACGCTACATGCAAACTCCGCAAGAAAACCCAAGTGGTTATGATGACAACTCACCATTTAATTATCCGCAAATGTTAGAAGGTGATTATTTGTTGATACATGGTACAGGTGATGATAATGTACATGTACAAAACTCAATG